Proteins encoded in a region of the Streptomyces sp. NBC_00513 genome:
- a CDS encoding lysine N(6)-hydroxylase/L-ornithine N(5)-oxygenase family protein produces MPSTAETHDFIGIGVGPFNLGLACLTAPLDEIDGLFIESKPHFEWHAGMFLDGAHLQTPFMSDLVTLADPTSPFSFLNYLKDKDRLYSFYIRENFYPLRAEYNDYCRWAADRLDNVRWSTSVTEVTYDEQAGLYEVHTDKGETHRAPRLVLGTGTPPHVPRSCEGLGGDFVHNSAYMQNKAELQKKKSITLIGSGQSAAEIYHDLLAEIDVHDYQLNWVTRSPRFFPLEYTKLTLEMTSPEYVDYFHALPEDTRYRLETQQKNLFKGIDGDLINAIFDLLYQKKISMPGQVPTTLLTNTSLNSTAYDTTTGTYTLGLRQEEQERDFSLTSEGLVLATGYKYTFPEFLNPVRDRLNFDGHGRLDAARNYSIDTTGRGVYLQNGTTHNHSLTSPDLGMAAYRNAYIVGELLGREHYKVEKSIAFQQFAAPEGTL; encoded by the coding sequence TTGCCCTCCACCGCTGAGACCCACGACTTCATCGGCATCGGCGTCGGTCCGTTCAATCTGGGACTCGCCTGCCTGACCGCCCCGCTCGACGAGATCGACGGTCTCTTCATCGAGTCGAAGCCGCACTTCGAGTGGCACGCCGGCATGTTCCTGGACGGCGCCCACCTGCAGACGCCCTTCATGTCCGACCTGGTCACGCTCGCCGACCCGACCTCGCCCTTCTCCTTCCTGAACTACCTGAAGGACAAGGACCGGCTGTACTCCTTCTACATCCGGGAGAACTTCTACCCGCTGCGGGCCGAGTACAACGACTACTGCCGCTGGGCCGCCGACCGTCTCGACAACGTCCGGTGGTCCACCTCGGTCACCGAGGTCACCTACGACGAGCAGGCCGGCCTGTACGAGGTCCACACCGACAAGGGTGAGACCCACCGGGCCCCCCGCCTGGTCCTGGGCACCGGCACCCCGCCGCACGTCCCGCGGTCCTGCGAGGGCCTCGGCGGCGACTTCGTGCACAACTCCGCCTACATGCAGAACAAGGCGGAGCTGCAGAAGAAGAAGTCGATCACCCTCATCGGCTCGGGCCAGAGCGCGGCCGAGATCTACCACGACCTCCTCGCCGAGATCGACGTCCACGACTACCAGCTCAACTGGGTGACCCGCTCGCCGCGGTTCTTCCCGCTGGAGTACACCAAGCTGACCCTGGAGATGACCTCCCCCGAGTACGTGGACTACTTCCACGCGCTCCCCGAGGACACCCGGTACCGGCTGGAGACCCAGCAGAAGAACCTCTTCAAGGGCATCGACGGCGACCTGATCAACGCCATCTTCGACCTGCTCTACCAGAAGAAGATCAGCATGCCGGGCCAGGTCCCGACCACCCTGCTGACCAACACCTCCCTGAACAGCACCGCGTACGACACCACCACGGGCACGTACACGCTGGGGCTGCGCCAGGAGGAGCAGGAGCGGGACTTCTCCCTCACCTCCGAGGGCCTGGTGCTGGCCACCGGCTACAAGTACACCTTCCCGGAGTTCCTGAACCCGGTGCGCGACCGCCTGAACTTCGACGGGCACGGCCGTCTCGACGCCGCCCGCAACTACAGCATCGACACCACGGGCCGCGGGGTCTACCTGCAGAACGGCACCACCCACAACCACTCCCTCACCTCGCCCGACCTGGGCATGGCGGCGTACCGGAACGCGTACATCGTCGGTGAGCTCCTCGGCCGCGAGCACTACAAGGTCGAGAAGTCCATCGCGTTCCAGCAGTTCGCCGCCCCGGAAGGCACCCTCTGA
- a CDS encoding GNAT family N-acetyltransferase: protein MSTTELLFSRTDKELGSFAVRPLDPFADAELLHGWVTHPKASFWMMQDASLPDVEREYMRIAAHEHHQAFIGLHEGRPAFLMETYDPSELELVGLYDARPGDVGMHFLVAPSDTPLHGFTRAVITTVMAAIFADPATERVVVEPDVANTAVHALNETVGFVPERQVTKPEKEALLSFCTREQFEAAAAAQGVSI, encoded by the coding sequence ATGAGCACCACCGAACTCCTCTTCTCCCGCACCGACAAGGAACTCGGTTCCTTCGCCGTGCGCCCCCTGGACCCCTTCGCCGACGCGGAGCTGCTCCACGGCTGGGTCACCCACCCGAAGGCGTCGTTCTGGATGATGCAGGACGCCTCCCTCCCGGACGTCGAGCGCGAGTACATGCGGATCGCCGCCCACGAGCACCACCAGGCCTTCATCGGCCTGCACGAGGGCCGTCCCGCGTTCCTGATGGAGACCTACGACCCGTCCGAGCTGGAGCTGGTCGGCCTCTACGACGCCCGGCCGGGCGACGTCGGCATGCACTTCCTCGTCGCGCCGAGCGACACCCCGCTGCACGGCTTCACCCGCGCCGTGATCACCACGGTCATGGCCGCGATCTTCGCCGACCCGGCCACCGAGCGCGTCGTGGTCGAGCCGGACGTCGCCAACACCGCCGTGCACGCCCTCAACGAGACGGTCGGCTTCGTGCCGGAGCGCCAGGTCACCAAGCCGGAGAAGGAAGCCCTCCTGAGCTTCTGCACCCGCGAGCAGTTCGAGGCCGCCGCGGCCGCCCAGGGGGTATCCATATGA
- a CDS encoding IucA/IucC family siderophore biosynthesis protein — MSLADAVAHLSPELWARANRALVRKGLAEFSHERLLTPKPLGSDLYSVLSDDSTVEYRFKAVRHALDHWSVDETSITRHRGGAELELDALDFHIELRETLGLSAEVLPVYLEEISSTLAGTGYKYTKPQVSSEVLAKSSFQDIETGMTEGHPCFVANNGRLGFGVHEYLSYAPETASPVHLVWVAARKDVSTFTAGAGLDHDSFMREELGDETIGVFAERMTALGLDLADFHLFPVHPWQWWNKTTVTFAAEIANRRLVLLGEGPDAYLAQQSIRTFFNQSAPRKHYVKTAISVLNMGFMRGLSAAYMEATPAINDWLHQLIEGDEVLRSVDFSIIRERAAIGYHHRQYERATDRYSPYRKMLAALWRESPVNSIQGDERLATMASLLHVDSEGKSFVGALIAESGLTPTEWLRSYLKAYLVPLLHCFYQYDLAYMPHGENTILVIEGGVVKRAIFKDIAEEIVIMDADAVLPPAVERVRADIPEDMKLLSIFTDVFDCFFRFLGAILADEGICEEDTFWKAVADCGHDYQESMPQLAERFERYDLFAEEFQLSCLNRLQLRNNKQMVDLSDPSAALQLIGDLKNPVAPFARR; from the coding sequence ATGAGCCTCGCCGACGCCGTCGCCCACCTCTCCCCCGAGCTGTGGGCCCGCGCCAACCGCGCCCTGGTCCGCAAGGGCCTCGCGGAGTTCTCCCACGAACGCCTGCTGACCCCGAAGCCGCTCGGCTCCGACCTCTACTCGGTCCTCAGCGACGACTCGACCGTGGAGTACCGCTTCAAGGCGGTCCGGCACGCCCTCGACCACTGGTCGGTCGACGAGACCTCCATCACCCGCCACCGGGGCGGCGCCGAACTGGAGCTGGACGCCCTCGACTTCCACATCGAGCTGCGCGAGACCCTTGGCCTGAGCGCCGAGGTCCTGCCGGTGTACCTGGAGGAGATCTCCTCCACCCTGGCCGGCACCGGCTACAAGTACACGAAGCCGCAGGTCTCCTCCGAGGTCCTCGCGAAGTCCTCCTTCCAGGACATCGAGACGGGCATGACCGAGGGCCACCCCTGCTTCGTCGCGAACAACGGCCGGCTCGGCTTCGGCGTGCACGAGTACCTCTCGTACGCCCCGGAGACCGCCAGCCCCGTCCACCTCGTGTGGGTCGCCGCCCGCAAGGACGTCTCCACCTTCACGGCGGGCGCGGGCCTGGACCACGATTCCTTCATGCGCGAGGAGCTCGGCGACGAGACCATCGGCGTCTTCGCCGAGCGGATGACCGCGCTGGGCCTGGACCTGGCCGACTTCCACCTCTTCCCCGTGCACCCCTGGCAGTGGTGGAACAAGACCACGGTCACCTTCGCGGCCGAGATCGCGAACCGCCGTCTGGTGCTGCTGGGCGAGGGCCCCGACGCGTACCTCGCGCAGCAGTCGATCCGCACGTTCTTCAACCAGAGCGCACCGCGCAAGCACTACGTCAAGACCGCCATCTCGGTCCTCAACATGGGCTTCATGCGGGGTCTGTCGGCCGCGTACATGGAGGCCACCCCGGCCATCAACGACTGGCTGCACCAGCTGATCGAGGGCGACGAGGTCCTGAGGTCGGTGGACTTCTCGATCATCCGCGAGCGCGCGGCGATCGGCTACCACCACCGCCAGTACGAGCGCGCCACCGACCGGTACTCCCCGTACCGCAAGATGCTGGCCGCGCTGTGGCGCGAGTCCCCGGTCAACTCGATCCAGGGTGACGAGCGGCTCGCCACCATGGCCTCGCTGCTGCACGTCGACTCCGAGGGCAAGTCCTTCGTGGGCGCGCTGATCGCGGAGTCGGGCCTCACCCCGACCGAGTGGCTGCGCTCGTACCTGAAGGCGTACCTGGTCCCGCTGCTGCACTGCTTCTACCAGTACGACCTCGCCTACATGCCGCACGGCGAGAACACCATCCTCGTCATCGAGGGCGGCGTGGTGAAGCGGGCGATCTTCAAGGACATCGCCGAGGAGATCGTCATCATGGACGCGGACGCGGTGCTGCCGCCCGCGGTCGAGCGGGTCCGGGCGGACATCCCCGAGGACATGAAGCTGCTGTCGATCTTCACGGACGTCTTCGACTGCTTCTTCCGCTTCCTCGGCGCGATCCTCGCGGACGAGGGCATCTGCGAGGAGGACACCTTCTGGAAGGCGGTCGCGGACTGCGGCCACGACTACCAGGAGTCCATGCCCCAGCTGGCGGAGCGCTTCGAGCGGTACGACCTGTTCGCCGAGGAGTTCCAGCTGTCCTGCCTCAACCGTCTCCAGCTGCGCAACAACAAGCAGATGGTCGACCTCTCCGACCCGTCGGCGGCCCTCCAGCTGATCGGCGACCTCAAGAACCCCGTCGCGCCCTTCGCCCGACGGTGA
- a CDS encoding beta-N-acetylhexosaminidase, whose product MRVLRRTLGALLVLGAAAVSCTAAHGDDSRPGGVRAAAPTPYERLLPAPVSARAEGAGYAFGAGTVIRTAPGSGAEVRQVGELLAGQLRATAGLPLPVVVGADGDGIRLRLDRAAGALGEEGYRLDAGPTGVTLTARTPEGLFHAGQTLRQLVPARGAGTVPGGRVQDTPRFAYRGAMVDIARHFFPVEQVKRYVDQLAQYKVNTLHVHLTDDQGWRLASDSWPRLAEHGGAGEVGGGPGGHWTKDEYRELVAYAARRYVDVVPEIDMPGHVNAAQASYAELNCDGKARERYTGIKVGFSSLCVGSERTYEFIDEVLGELAEMTPGTYLHIGGDEAHSTPAADYAAFMDRAQAVVGKHGKTVVAWHQLASARPAAGAVLQYWGHDRTSAAEKAGVAAAAKAGHPVILSPADRLYLDMKYDKATKPGLAWAGYVPVRRAYSWDPGAYLPGVPESAVLGVEAPLWTETVATRQDWEQLAFPRVLGLAELGWSPAAALDWDDYRERLAAQGPRLDAQGIGYFRAPDVPWTR is encoded by the coding sequence ATGAGAGTCCTGCGACGCACGCTCGGTGCCCTCCTCGTCCTCGGCGCGGCGGCCGTTTCCTGCACCGCCGCCCACGGCGACGACTCCCGGCCCGGGGGCGTGCGGGCCGCCGCGCCCACCCCCTACGAACGGCTGCTGCCCGCACCCGTGTCCGCGCGGGCCGAGGGCGCCGGGTACGCGTTCGGGGCGGGAACGGTGATCCGTACCGCCCCGGGCTCCGGCGCGGAGGTGCGGCAGGTCGGGGAGCTGCTCGCCGGGCAACTGCGCGCGACGGCCGGCCTGCCGCTGCCCGTGGTGGTCGGGGCGGACGGGGACGGGATCCGGCTGCGGCTCGACCGGGCCGCCGGCGCGCTCGGCGAGGAGGGCTACCGACTGGACGCCGGCCCGACCGGGGTCACGCTCACCGCGCGCACCCCCGAGGGGCTGTTCCACGCGGGACAGACCCTGCGGCAACTGGTGCCGGCGCGGGGCGCGGGGACGGTGCCGGGCGGCAGGGTGCAGGACACGCCTCGGTTCGCGTACCGGGGGGCCATGGTCGACATCGCCCGCCACTTCTTCCCGGTGGAGCAGGTGAAGCGGTACGTGGACCAGCTCGCCCAGTACAAGGTCAACACCCTGCACGTGCACCTGACCGACGACCAGGGCTGGCGGCTCGCGAGTGACTCCTGGCCGCGGCTCGCCGAGCACGGCGGCGCCGGCGAGGTCGGCGGCGGCCCGGGCGGCCACTGGACGAAGGACGAGTACCGGGAACTGGTCGCCTACGCGGCCCGGCGGTACGTGGACGTCGTCCCCGAGATCGACATGCCCGGACACGTCAACGCGGCCCAGGCCTCCTACGCCGAGCTGAACTGCGACGGCAAGGCGCGCGAGCGGTACACCGGGATCAAGGTGGGCTTCAGCTCGCTGTGCGTGGGCAGCGAGCGGACGTACGAGTTCATCGACGAGGTGCTCGGCGAGCTCGCGGAGATGACCCCGGGCACGTACCTGCACATCGGCGGGGACGAGGCGCACTCGACGCCGGCGGCGGACTACGCGGCCTTCATGGACCGGGCGCAGGCGGTCGTCGGCAAGCACGGCAAGACGGTGGTGGCCTGGCACCAGCTGGCCTCGGCGCGACCGGCGGCGGGCGCGGTGCTCCAGTACTGGGGACACGACCGGACGTCGGCGGCCGAGAAGGCGGGCGTGGCGGCGGCGGCGAAGGCGGGCCACCCGGTGATCCTGTCCCCGGCCGACCGCCTGTACCTCGACATGAAGTACGACAAGGCGACGAAGCCGGGGTTGGCGTGGGCCGGGTACGTGCCGGTGCGGCGGGCCTACTCCTGGGACCCGGGCGCCTACCTGCCCGGGGTCCCGGAGTCGGCGGTGCTGGGTGTGGAGGCGCCGCTGTGGACCGAGACGGTCGCCACCCGGCAGGACTGGGAGCAACTGGCGTTCCCCAGGGTGCTGGGGCTGGCCGAGCTGGGCTGGTCGCCGGCGGCGGCACTGGACTGGGACGACTACCGGGAGCGGCTCGCGGCCCAGGGCCCGCGGCTGGACGCGCAGGGCATCGGCTACTTCCGGGCGCCGGACGTTCCCTGGACCCGGTGA
- a CDS encoding DUF4429 domain-containing protein produces MAEIIQKDGTWTFEGDAVRIVPGRDKEVGPLRQALGELLVPLGAIGGVSYEPGRKSGRLRLRPRDGADPLLQVTGGRLPETSDPYRLTVESDRTGVAEYFVDEIRNALLLDQVDPGPSDRYLLPGPAVPITASGGDGTVSFDGDRITLDWNWTAEEAKQSAGSRQFRVADLRGVEWAPSRGLSNGVLRFTPAGAQAPPSPKYDPYALELFGTGRKELATALVAAAVAARLPHPAAALAPAPAALPADGADHDALLRRLRELGELHTSGVLTAEEFSTAKAAILRRF; encoded by the coding sequence ATGGCGGAAATCATCCAGAAGGACGGCACGTGGACCTTCGAAGGGGACGCGGTGCGCATCGTGCCGGGCCGCGACAAGGAGGTCGGCCCGCTGCGGCAGGCCCTCGGGGAACTGCTCGTGCCGCTGGGCGCGATCGGCGGCGTCTCCTACGAACCGGGCCGCAAGTCGGGCCGGTTGCGACTGCGTCCGCGTGACGGCGCCGACCCCCTGCTACAGGTGACGGGCGGGCGGCTGCCGGAGACCTCGGACCCCTACCGGCTGACCGTGGAGTCGGACCGCACGGGAGTGGCGGAGTACTTCGTCGACGAGATCCGCAACGCGCTCCTGCTGGACCAGGTGGACCCCGGCCCCAGCGACCGCTACCTGCTGCCGGGTCCGGCGGTGCCGATCACCGCGAGCGGGGGCGACGGCACGGTGTCCTTCGACGGCGACCGGATCACCCTGGACTGGAACTGGACGGCGGAGGAGGCCAAGCAGTCGGCCGGCTCCCGGCAGTTCCGGGTCGCCGACCTCCGGGGTGTGGAGTGGGCCCCGTCGCGGGGGCTCTCCAACGGCGTCCTGCGGTTCACCCCGGCGGGGGCGCAGGCGCCACCGTCCCCCAAGTACGACCCGTACGCGCTGGAGCTGTTCGGGACGGGCCGCAAGGAACTGGCGACCGCGCTGGTCGCGGCGGCCGTGGCGGCCCGCCTGCCGCACCCGGCCGCCGCGCTCGCCCCGGCCCCGGCCGCGCTCCCGGCGGACGGCGCGGATCACGACGCCCTGTTGCGTCGACTGCGCGAGCTCGGGGAGCTGCACACGTCGGGCGTCCTCACGGCCGAGGAGTTCTCGACGGCGAAAGCGGCGATTTTGCGCCGTTTCTGA
- the glmS gene encoding glutamine--fructose-6-phosphate transaminase (isomerizing): MCGIVGYIGKRDVAPLLLEGLQRLEYRGYDSAGIVVNSPKSAALKVVKAKGRVRELESRVPKRFAGTTGIAHTRWATHGAPSDINSHPHLDADNKVAVVHNGIVDNASELRAKLESEGVVFLSETDTEVIVHLVARSAADTLEEKVREAVKVIEGTYGIAVMHADFPDRIVVARNGSPVVLGIGEKEMFVASDVAALVAHTRQIVTLDDGEMATLKADDFRTYTTSGTTTTATPETVEWEAASYDMGGHDTYMHKEISEQSDAVDRVLRGRIDDRFNTVHLGGLNLDPREARGIRRVKILGCGTSYHAGLIGAGLIEGLARIPADAEPASEFRYRNPVVDPDTLYIAVSQSGETYDVLAAVQELKRKGARVLGVVNVVGSAIAREADGGVYVHAGPEVCVVSTKCFTNTVVAFALLAVHLGRIRDLSVTDGKRIIEGLRKLPAQIQEILEGEEDIKKLAAEYADAKSMMFIGRVRGYPVALEASLKLKEISYIHAEAYPASELKHGPLALIEPAMPTVAIVPDDDLLEKNRAALEEIKARSGRILAVAHREQEKADHTILVPKNEDELDPILMGIPLQLLAYHTALALGRDIDKPRNLAKSVTVE; the protein is encoded by the coding sequence ATGTGCGGAATCGTGGGTTACATCGGCAAGCGTGACGTGGCACCGCTGCTGCTGGAGGGCCTCCAGCGGCTGGAGTACCGGGGTTACGACTCCGCCGGCATCGTCGTCAACAGCCCGAAGTCCGCGGCCCTGAAGGTCGTCAAGGCCAAGGGTCGCGTCCGCGAGCTGGAGTCCCGGGTCCCCAAGCGCTTCGCCGGCACCACCGGCATCGCCCACACCCGCTGGGCCACCCACGGCGCCCCGAGCGACATCAACTCGCACCCGCACCTGGACGCCGACAACAAGGTCGCGGTCGTCCACAACGGCATCGTGGACAACGCCTCCGAGCTGCGCGCCAAGCTGGAGTCCGAGGGTGTCGTCTTCCTCTCGGAGACCGACACCGAGGTCATCGTGCACCTCGTCGCCCGCTCCGCGGCCGACACCCTTGAGGAGAAGGTCCGCGAGGCCGTCAAGGTCATCGAGGGCACGTACGGCATCGCCGTCATGCACGCCGACTTCCCCGACCGCATCGTCGTGGCCCGCAACGGCTCCCCGGTGGTCCTCGGCATCGGCGAGAAGGAGATGTTCGTCGCCTCGGACGTCGCCGCGCTGGTCGCCCACACCCGCCAGATCGTCACCCTCGACGACGGCGAGATGGCCACCCTCAAGGCCGACGACTTCCGCACGTACACCACCTCCGGCACGACGACCACCGCCACGCCCGAGACCGTGGAGTGGGAGGCCGCCTCGTACGACATGGGCGGTCACGACACGTACATGCACAAGGAGATCTCCGAGCAGTCCGACGCGGTCGACCGCGTCCTGCGCGGCCGGATCGACGACCGCTTCAACACCGTGCACCTGGGCGGCCTGAACCTGGACCCGCGCGAGGCGCGCGGCATCCGCCGGGTCAAGATCCTGGGCTGCGGCACCTCGTACCACGCGGGTCTGATCGGCGCCGGCCTCATCGAGGGCCTGGCCCGCATCCCCGCCGACGCCGAGCCGGCCTCCGAGTTCCGCTACCGCAACCCGGTCGTGGACCCCGACACCCTCTACATCGCGGTCTCCCAGTCCGGCGAGACCTACGACGTCCTCGCGGCCGTCCAGGAGCTCAAGCGCAAGGGCGCCCGCGTCCTCGGCGTCGTGAACGTCGTCGGCTCCGCCATCGCCCGCGAGGCCGACGGCGGCGTGTACGTGCACGCCGGCCCCGAGGTCTGCGTCGTCTCCACCAAGTGCTTCACCAACACGGTCGTGGCCTTCGCGCTGCTCGCCGTGCACCTCGGCCGGATCCGGGACCTCTCGGTCACCGACGGCAAGCGGATCATCGAGGGCCTGCGCAAGCTGCCCGCGCAGATCCAGGAGATCCTCGAAGGCGAAGAGGACATCAAGAAGCTGGCGGCCGAGTACGCCGACGCCAAGTCGATGATGTTCATCGGCCGGGTGCGCGGTTACCCGGTGGCCCTGGAGGCCTCCCTGAAGCTCAAGGAGATCTCCTACATCCACGCCGAGGCCTACCCGGCCTCCGAGCTCAAGCACGGTCCGCTCGCGCTCATCGAGCCGGCGATGCCGACGGTCGCGATCGTCCCGGACGACGACCTGCTGGAGAAGAACCGCGCGGCGCTGGAGGAGATCAAGGCCCGCAGCGGCCGGATCCTCGCGGTCGCCCACCGCGAGCAGGAGAAGGCCGACCACACGATCCTCGTCCCCAAGAACGAGGACGAGCTCGACCCGATCCTGATGGGCATCCCGCTCCAGCTCCTGGCGTACCACACCGCCCTGGCCCTGGGCCGGGACATCGACAAGCCGCGCAACCTGGCCAAGTCGGTCACCGTCGAGTAG
- a CDS encoding GPR1/FUN34/YaaH family transporter has protein sequence MDNGVSAGSSASTSTLGHIALGLTLLAFGIGHTGIIDGVTAANSASLATYVGGLALFVLGILEFRGGDGFNGTAFAGLGAFWFTWAAGADGKVSADAAGAFLVLFALLGLTLTVGAASGLFGQGVYALFTLSLLLLAVGAFADSGLLAKIAGWVAAVAGLLAWYGATAALAHWPVALGSRARGDAVPAS, from the coding sequence GTGGACAACGGTGTCTCTGCGGGAAGCTCGGCCTCTACTTCGACCCTCGGGCACATTGCCCTGGGTCTCACCCTTCTCGCGTTCGGTATCGGCCACACCGGCATCATCGACGGCGTGACCGCCGCGAACTCCGCTTCGCTCGCCACCTACGTCGGCGGTCTCGCCCTGTTCGTCCTCGGGATCCTCGAATTCCGGGGCGGCGACGGCTTCAACGGCACCGCGTTCGCGGGGCTCGGCGCCTTCTGGTTCACCTGGGCCGCGGGGGCCGACGGAAAGGTTTCGGCGGATGCCGCCGGGGCGTTCCTCGTCCTGTTCGCCCTGCTCGGCCTGACCCTCACGGTGGGGGCGGCGAGCGGACTGTTCGGGCAGGGCGTGTACGCCCTGTTCACCCTCTCCCTGCTGCTCCTCGCGGTGGGAGCCTTCGCCGACAGCGGTCTGCTCGCCAAGATCGCCGGCTGGGTGGCGGCGGTCGCCGGGCTGCTGGCCTGGTACGGGGCCACGGCCGCGCTGGCGCACTGGCCGGTGGCGCTCGGCAGCAGGGCCCGCGGGGACGCGGTCCCCGCGAGCTGA
- a CDS encoding universal stress protein, whose amino-acid sequence MAGHEFSEPADRKRKPLADSASADLRAVEQTRHPCDPAFRHGVVVGFDGSTSSERALAYAIGMARRSGSGLIIVHVANRLPTTVWAGCEPPVFVDVPDHRTEVLGLELACADYLSEVPWILVERGGDICHELEEVGREYSADAIVVGSTHGIVGRIFGSVAGRLAKRAQRPVVVIP is encoded by the coding sequence ATGGCCGGTCACGAATTCTCCGAACCCGCGGACCGCAAGCGCAAACCCCTCGCCGACTCCGCGTCGGCCGACCTGCGCGCGGTGGAACAGACGCGCCATCCCTGCGACCCGGCCTTCCGGCACGGCGTCGTGGTGGGCTTCGACGGCTCGACCTCCAGTGAGCGGGCCCTCGCGTACGCCATCGGGATGGCCCGACGCTCCGGATCCGGCCTGATCATCGTGCACGTGGCCAACCGGCTGCCCACCACGGTGTGGGCCGGCTGCGAGCCCCCCGTCTTCGTGGACGTCCCCGACCATCGCACCGAGGTCCTGGGGCTGGAGCTGGCCTGTGCGGACTACCTGTCCGAGGTGCCCTGGATCCTGGTCGAGCGGGGCGGGGACATCTGTCACGAGCTGGAGGAGGTCGGCCGGGAGTACTCGGCGGACGCCATCGTGGTCGGCTCCACGCACGGCATCGTGGGCCGGATCTTCGGCTCGGTGGCGGGCCGACTGGCCAAGCGGGCACAGCGACCGGTTGTTGTCATTCCGTGA
- a CDS encoding helix-turn-helix domain-containing protein: protein MSQDSTAVVADAGRKLAGRRRREIVAVLLFSGGPIFESSIPLSVFGIDRQDAGVPRYRLLVCAGEDGPLRTTGGLELTAPYGLEAIARAGTVVVPAWRSITSPPPPEALDALRLAHEEGARIVGLCTGAFVLAAAGLLDGRPATTHWMYAPTLAKRYPSVHVDPRELFVDDGDVLTSAGTAAGIDLCLHIVRTDHGSEAAGALARRLVVPPRRTGGQERYLDRSLPEEIGADPLAEVVAWALEHLHEQFDVETLAARAYMSRRTFDRRFRSLTGSAPLQWLITQRVLQAQRLLETSDYSVDEVAGRCGFRSPVALRGHFRRQLGSSPAAYRSAYRARRPQADVSQVTQISEGPLPHQRTPQPQRAAAALAAAGQSVTELYAPNRVLREHA from the coding sequence ATGAGCCAGGATTCCACCGCCGTCGTCGCGGACGCGGGCCGGAAGCTCGCGGGGCGTCGCCGCAGAGAGATCGTCGCCGTGCTGCTGTTCAGCGGCGGCCCGATCTTCGAGAGTTCCATTCCACTCTCCGTGTTCGGCATCGACCGGCAGGACGCGGGAGTTCCACGCTATCGACTGCTCGTGTGCGCCGGTGAGGACGGTCCGCTGCGGACCACCGGCGGACTCGAACTGACCGCGCCGTACGGGTTGGAGGCGATCGCCCGGGCAGGCACGGTCGTCGTTCCGGCCTGGCGCTCCATCACTTCACCGCCGCCGCCGGAGGCGCTCGACGCACTGCGTCTGGCGCACGAGGAAGGTGCCCGGATCGTCGGACTGTGCACGGGGGCCTTCGTGCTCGCCGCCGCCGGTCTGCTCGACGGTCGGCCCGCGACGACGCACTGGATGTACGCGCCGACGCTGGCCAAGCGGTACCCGTCCGTCCACGTCGACCCGCGCGAGCTGTTCGTCGACGACGGCGACGTACTGACGTCCGCGGGCACCGCGGCCGGAATCGACCTGTGCCTGCACATCGTGCGCACGGATCACGGCAGCGAGGCGGCCGGGGCTCTGGCCCGCCGCCTCGTCGTGCCGCCGCGCCGCACGGGTGGCCAGGAACGCTACCTCGACCGGTCACTTCCGGAAGAGATCGGCGCGGATCCGCTGGCCGAGGTCGTCGCCTGGGCGCTGGAACACCTCCACGAGCAGTTCGACGTGGAGACGCTGGCCGCCCGCGCCTACATGAGCAGGCGCACCTTCGACCGGCGGTTCCGTTCGCTCACCGGCAGCGCTCCGCTCCAGTGGCTGATCACCCAGCGGGTACTCCAGGCACAGCGGCTGCTGGAGACCTCCGACTACTCGGTCGACGAGGTCGCCGGGCGCTGCGGGTTCCGTTCGCCCGTCGCGCTGCGCGGTCACTTCCGCCGGCAGCTGGGGTCCTCCCCGGCCGCCTACCGGTCCGCGTACCGGGCGCGCCGGCCGCAGGCCGACGTGTCGCAGGTGACGCAGATCTCGGAGGGCCCGCTCCCGCACCAGCGCACTCCGCAGCCCCAGCGAGCGGCGGCGGCCCTGGCCGCGGCCGGTCAGTCGGTGACGGAGCTGTACGCGCCGAACCGGGTGCTGCGCGAGCACGCGTAG